In Streptomyces nojiriensis, the sequence CTCGGCGAGCCACTCGAAGGTGACCTCCTCCTCGCCGCGCCGCTTCTCCAGCTCCTCGATGCCGCGATCGGTGAAGTACAAGTCGGGCTCCGTGCCGTGATGGGGGTGTGCAGGGGGTGTTTCCCGCCAGGATAATCCGCCTATCGGCGAGACCTCCCGCACGCGCCGTCCCCGGGTCTAGCCTGGATGCCCAACGAGCGGGGGGTGCGGATGACGGACGGGCGCACGACCGGGTCCGCGCGCGCCTTCGAGCTTCTGGAGCCCCTCGTCCAGGCGGCGACCGTACGCGTTCACGCCCCGCCGGGCGGGTATGACAACCCTCGCAGTCATCGGACCGGTCCCACGTGGGGGAGCGGCTTCTTCATCGCCCCCGGCTGGGTCCTGACGTGCGCGCACGTGGTCGGCGAAGGGGGTGCTGCGGTGCGTCTGACGGGACGCGAGGTCGGCATCACCTTTTCCGCCGGGAGCATCACGGGCACGGTCACCGGGCGCGTGGAGTGCGTACTGCCCGAGCGGCTGGAGGAACGGCGGCCCGGCCGGCACGCGCTGTGGGACCTGCCCGACCTGGCGCTGGTCAGGGTGCTGGCGCCCGTCTCGCACGCCTGCGTATGGCTGACCGACCGATCCAGACCACGCTTCGACGAGGTCGCCTACTTCGGCTGCACCGAGGACCTCGGCACCCCCGAGATCACCGGCCGCACCACCCGGCTGCGCGGCACGGCCGGGAACGGAGCGGCCATCCGGCTCGGCGACGACGACGAGATCGAGCCCGGCATGTCCGGCGGGCCCGTGGTGGACCTCGTCCGCGGCGAGGTCGTCGGCGTGCTCAAGGCCCGGCGGCAGACGGGCGGCGGCGGGCTCGCCGTCTCCGTCGTGCAGCTGCGCACCCTGCCGATGGCCGCGCGGGGCCAGGTCGGCCTCTACCGCCGGATCATGCAGGCCCACGACCTGTACCACTACGACCAGCACCTCAGCGACCTCGACAACCGGCGGACCTGGACCGACGTGCACGGCGAGCTCCCGCCGCAGGAGGGCGACCCGTACGCCGGCCGGGGCCGGCTCACCCCCGGCGAACGCACCACCCTGTTCGGGCTGCTGGCCGAGCTGCCCCCGCCGGGCTCCTCCGAGGTCGTACGCGCCCTGGTCGAGGAGGCGCGCGGCGAGGAGCCGGACCCGCTGCCGCCGGCCCCGCTGAGCTGGCGCGACGGGCTGGGGCTGCTGCACGACCCGCCGGGCGGGACCGCGGAGGCCGCGGCGATGCTCCGGTACGCGACGGACGTGAGCGTGGCCGAGTACCGGGAGCCGGCCACGCCGGGCGCGGACGAGGAACTGTGGGACTGGGTACGGGCCACGGCCGAGCGGCTGTGGCGGCCGCTGCGGCGCGAGCTCGGCGAACGCCACGAGCGGGGCCTCGCCGAGCGCGAACGGCGCCGCCGGGCCTCGGCCGGGCGGACGGCGTACGGCCCGGCCCGGCGCTCCAGCGGGCTGCCGCCCGGGGCCTCGGTGCTGCTGGAGGTGTGGGCGCACGGCTGGGAGGACGTCTACGACTGGCGGGTCTCGGTGCTGGCCGGCCCCGCGCACGCCGGGCGGGTGACACCCGTGGACTCGGGCGTACGGGCCACCCTGACGGGCCTGCCGGAGGCCCTGCGGGCCCCGCTCGCCGAGGGCTTCCGGCGCTGCGACACCCACGAGGCGGCCGCCCTGCTCGAAGTGGCCGTGGCCCCCGCGCTGTTCGGGCTGGCGGTGGACGAATGGGTGGTGGTGGGCGGCGTACCGCTCGGCGTGCAGCGGCCGGTGGTCCTGCGCCACCCCGCCGGGACGAACCCCGCCGGGACGACGAACCGGGCCGGCGCGAACCCGGGCGGCGCCGGCCCGGGCGAGGCCAGGGAGCACCCCGCCGACCGCGAGGGCACCGACGCCTCCGCCCGCTGGGCACGGGTCCAGGCCGGACCGCTGCAGGACGAACGCGCCGACTGCATACGGGGGCGCCCGCGCAGCCCCGCCGCCGAGTGGCTGACGGGACTCCCCGACAACACCGTGCCCGTGCACTGCCGCGCGGCCGACCAGGAGCCCACGCTCGGCTCGCTGCACGCCGTACGGGACGCCGGATACGGGGTGGTGGTGACCCGGCGGCCACCGCCGGACCCGGGAGCCTCCTGCGCCCCCTTCCACCGCGGGCTGCGGGAGGAACTGGCCGACGCGGGGCGGGCGGAGGTGCTCCCCGTACGCCTGCAGAACCTGCGGGGCCGGGCGTACGGGGCGGATCCCGACGCCTACTGGGCGGCCGGGACGGGGCTGGTGTGGGAGGACCCGGCACGGCCGCTGCCGGAGGAGGAGCCGCTCCAGGGCGACCTGTGACGGGGGCGCCGCGGACGACGCGAGGGAGGGAGCAGGAGCACCATGAATGACGAGTGGCTCATATACCGCGGGGTGGGCGAGCCCCACGACGGGATCGACGCCCTGCCCGACCCGCCGCCCTGGCGGGACTTCGACGGCGGCCCCGTGGCGGAACCGGGCGGTGCGGCCCGGGCCGCCGACGGCAACGTGGCCCGGCGGCTCGGGGCGCACCGGCAGGCCGCCGAACTGCACCGGCCGGAACCGGAGGAGCTGGAGGCCATCAACGCGGCCCTCTACCTGCGGCGGCCGCTGCTCGTGACCGGCTTCCCCGGCACCGGGAAGTCCACCCTCGCGCACGCCGTCGCCCACGAGCTGAAGCTGGGGCGGGTACTGCGGTGGCCGGTGGTGTCCCGGACCGTGCTCCAGGACGGCCTGTACCGCTACGACGCCCTGGCCCGGCTCCAGGACGTCCAGATCGCCGCGAGCGGCGGAGGCGGCCCGGCCGCCGCGCACTCCGGGGTGCCCGGCATCGGGAAGTACATCCGGCTCGGACCGCTCGGCACCGCCCTGCTGCCGACGGCCCGGCCCCGCGTCCTGCTCATCGACGAGCTCGACAAGAGCGACATAGACCTCCCCAACGACCTGCTGAACGTGCTGGAGGAAGGCGAGTTCGCCCTCCCCGAGCTGGAACGGGTCGCCGACAGCGAGCCCGAGGTCCAGGTGCTCACCGACGACGGGACCAAGGTCACCGTCCGCGGCGGCCGCGTGCGCTGCCGGGCCTTCCCGTTCATCATCCTGACCAGCAACGGGGAACGGGACTTCCCGGCCGCCCTGCTGCGCCGCTGCATCCAGCTGAAGCTCGGTCAGCCCGGTGAGAAGCGGCTCGCCACCATGGTCCGCGCCCACCTCGGCGAGGAGGCCGCCCGCCTCGGAGCCGACCTGATCCGGGAGTTCCTCAGCCGCTCCCAGTCCGAGCTGGTCGCCGCCGACCAGCTGCTCAACGCCGTGTACCTGACCCACTACGCCGCCCCGCCCACCCGGGAGGACCTCGCCGACCTGCTCATCCAGCGCCTCGACCGCCCGAGGTGATCGGCCGTGGCATCCGCCGGCGCACCCGGCGTCCGTGAACTGGCCGCGCTGCTGCTCTCCGCCGGGCTCGACCCGTCCGCCGGGGAACTCGCCGACGCCCTGTGGCTGGCCGGCCACATCGGCCCGCCCGGGCCGGCCGCCCCGGGCGGGCCGGGGCCGGGCGCCCCGCAGACCCCGGCCGAGGAGCCGGCCGGGGAGCCCGCCGAGCCCGTACGCACAGATACGGAGGCCGACGCGCCGGTCGGGCTCTACGCACCCGGCGCGGCCCGGGCCGACGGCGCCGACGGGGAACGGCCGGGGGAGTCCCCCGAGGAGTACGGAGTGCCCGTACGCGTGCCCGGCGCCGCCGCGCTGCCCCGCATCCTGGACATCCAGCGGGCCCTGCGCGCCCTCCAGCGGCACCGCCCGCCCGGCCCGCCCACCCGGCTGGTGATCGACGAGGCCGCCACCGCCGAGGCCAGCGCCCGCACCCTCGGACTGGTCATCCCGGTGCTCCGGCCGGAGAGCCGGCGCGAGGCGACCGTACGGCTGGTGATGGACGCGTCCCCGTCGATGGCCGTCTGGCAGGACATGTTCGAGGAACTGCGGTCCGTGTGCGAGCGGTTGGGTGCCTTCCGGGACGTCCAGGTGCACTATCTGCACCGCCTCGCCGACGGCACGGCCGCACTCGGCCGCAGCCCCGCACCCGGCTGCGTACGCGCCTCCGGCCTGCGCTCCGGCGACCAGTTACGGGACCCGACCGGCCGGGCCCTGACCATGGTGGTCTCCGACTGCGCCGGGCCGCTGTGGCGCGAGGGCACCGCGCAGCGGCTGCTGCACCGGTGGGCCGAGTGCACCCCGTGCATGGTCGTCCAGCCGCTGCCGCAGCGGCTGTGGGGGCGCAGCTGGCTGCCCACCGAGCGGGGCACGCTCACCCGGCCGGAGGGCGGCGGGCAGAAGCTCGCCTTCCGGCCCGACCGGCCGCCGCTGCCCGGGCGCCCCACCGGCGGGCTGACCGTGCCGGTGCTGCCGCCGAGCGCGACCGCCCTCGGCGCGTGGGCCCGGCTGCTGGCCGGGCTCACGGCCGGGCCCGTACCGGCCGAGGTGGGCCGGGTACGGGCCGACCATCCGGCCGCGCCCCTGCCGCCGCCGCGTGCGATGCGCCCGCCGCGCGAGCTGGTGGCCCGGTTCCGGTCCTCGGCCGCGCCCCGGGCCGTACAGCTCGCGGTGTACCTGTCGGCGGCGCCGCTGACGCTGCCCGTGATGCGGCTGGTGCAGCGCACGATGCTGCCGGACTCCGAGCCCTCCGACCTGGCGGAGGTACTGCTGAGCGGGCTGCTGCGGCGCAGCGGCCCGGGGCCGGGGCACTGGTACGAGTTCGTCCCCGGGGTGCAGGACGTCCTACTGGGGCCGCTGGGGCGGGACGAGGCCGCGCTGGTGCTCAAGCACTGCTCGGAGTACGTACTGGCGCACTTCGGCCGGGGCGTACGGAACTTCCCCGCGCTCGCGGTCTCGCAGCTGACCGGGACCCCGCCGGCGGTCGCCGACCCCGGACCCGAGGAGGACGAGCGGGTGCCTGAGGGGCGGCTCCCGCAGGCCTTCGCACAGGTTTCGGCCAAAGTCGTACGGCGCTACCTGCCCGGGATGCCGCAGGAGGGCCCCGCGGTACGCCGGCCCCCCGCGGCCCCGGTGCCCACCCGGGCCGGGGCGGTGCGCGCCGCCCGGGACCGGCTCGCGGACGCCGACGCCGACGGGGACGGCGGCGCACGGGCGCTGTACGAGGCCGTGGCGGTGCTCCGGCGGGCGGTGACGGCCCCGCCGGGACCCGGCGACCCGCCGGAGGAGGCGGAGACCGAGCTGGCGGGGGCGCTGCTGCGGCTGTGGGCGGCCCAGCGGGACCCGGAGCTGCTGGCCGAGGCGGAACGGGCCGTGACCGGGCTGCGGACGGCACGCGCGGGCGCGGTGCTCGGCCGCGTGCTGTACGAGCGGGCGCTGGCCGCCGGACCGGACGCGGAGCTGCTGGCGGCGGCGGACATGGAGTTCGCGGCGGCCGGAGCCGCGGCCGACCCGGAACTGCGCCGGGACTGCGCGGTGCGGCGGGCGGAGACCCTGATCCGGCTGAGCGGACTGCGGGACGAGGCGGGCGCGCTCCGCGAGGCCCGGACGGCCCTGGAACCCCTGGCGGGCCGGGCACCGGGCGCGGCCCCGGCCTCCGGCACCGACGGCGGCCCGGAGGGCGGCGGGGACGGAGGCGGGGAGGGCGCCGGGGAGGGCGCCCGGGACGGCGGTCCGGCCCCGTACCCCGAGCTGCACCTGGCCCTGGGCCGCGTCCTGCTGGCCCTGCTGCCCCGCACCCCGGACCCGGCCGAGCGCACCGCCCTGGCCGAACAGGCCGCAGCCCGCCTGGCCGCGGCCCTGGCCGTCCCGCCCGCCGCCCCCGGCCGCACCGGCCGTACCGGCCCGGGCACCGCACAGGTCCGGGTGGAGCTCGCCGACGCGCTGCGCCGCCTCCCCGGCCGGCTGGAGGAGGCCGCCGGGCAGCTGGAAGCGGCCCTGGCGGAGGCGGGCGGCGACCCGGAGCTGCGGGTCGCCGCCCTGGTCTGCCTGGCGCGCGTGCACCGGGAGCGGTACGCGCGGGACGCCGACCCGACGGCACTGGAGGACGCGGCCGGGGCGTACGCCCGGGCCCGGCGGCTGATCCCCCGCGACGCGGAGGCCTTCGGGGAACTGCTGCCCGAGTGGGGCGACGTACTCCTGGACCGGGCCCGGGCCACCGACGGGCGGCCGTTCACCGGGGCCGCCGTACGCGTCCTG encodes:
- a CDS encoding trypsin-like peptidase domain-containing protein; this encodes MTDGRTTGSARAFELLEPLVQAATVRVHAPPGGYDNPRSHRTGPTWGSGFFIAPGWVLTCAHVVGEGGAAVRLTGREVGITFSAGSITGTVTGRVECVLPERLEERRPGRHALWDLPDLALVRVLAPVSHACVWLTDRSRPRFDEVAYFGCTEDLGTPEITGRTTRLRGTAGNGAAIRLGDDDEIEPGMSGGPVVDLVRGEVVGVLKARRQTGGGGLAVSVVQLRTLPMAARGQVGLYRRIMQAHDLYHYDQHLSDLDNRRTWTDVHGELPPQEGDPYAGRGRLTPGERTTLFGLLAELPPPGSSEVVRALVEEARGEEPDPLPPAPLSWRDGLGLLHDPPGGTAEAAAMLRYATDVSVAEYREPATPGADEELWDWVRATAERLWRPLRRELGERHERGLAERERRRRASAGRTAYGPARRSSGLPPGASVLLEVWAHGWEDVYDWRVSVLAGPAHAGRVTPVDSGVRATLTGLPEALRAPLAEGFRRCDTHEAAALLEVAVAPALFGLAVDEWVVVGGVPLGVQRPVVLRHPAGTNPAGTTNRAGANPGGAGPGEAREHPADREGTDASARWARVQAGPLQDERADCIRGRPRSPAAEWLTGLPDNTVPVHCRAADQEPTLGSLHAVRDAGYGVVVTRRPPPDPGASCAPFHRGLREELADAGRAEVLPVRLQNLRGRAYGADPDAYWAAGTGLVWEDPARPLPEEEPLQGDL
- a CDS encoding SAV_2336 N-terminal domain-related protein, which translates into the protein MASAGAPGVRELAALLLSAGLDPSAGELADALWLAGHIGPPGPAAPGGPGPGAPQTPAEEPAGEPAEPVRTDTEADAPVGLYAPGAARADGADGERPGESPEEYGVPVRVPGAAALPRILDIQRALRALQRHRPPGPPTRLVIDEAATAEASARTLGLVIPVLRPESRREATVRLVMDASPSMAVWQDMFEELRSVCERLGAFRDVQVHYLHRLADGTAALGRSPAPGCVRASGLRSGDQLRDPTGRALTMVVSDCAGPLWREGTAQRLLHRWAECTPCMVVQPLPQRLWGRSWLPTERGTLTRPEGGGQKLAFRPDRPPLPGRPTGGLTVPVLPPSATALGAWARLLAGLTAGPVPAEVGRVRADHPAAPLPPPRAMRPPRELVARFRSSAAPRAVQLAVYLSAAPLTLPVMRLVQRTMLPDSEPSDLAEVLLSGLLRRSGPGPGHWYEFVPGVQDVLLGPLGRDEAALVLKHCSEYVLAHFGRGVRNFPALAVSQLTGTPPAVADPGPEEDERVPEGRLPQAFAQVSAKVVRRYLPGMPQEGPAVRRPPAAPVPTRAGAVRAARDRLADADADGDGGARALYEAVAVLRRAVTAPPGPGDPPEEAETELAGALLRLWAAQRDPELLAEAERAVTGLRTARAGAVLGRVLYERALAAGPDAELLAAADMEFAAAGAAADPELRRDCAVRRAETLIRLSGLRDEAGALREARTALEPLAGRAPGAAPASGTDGGPEGGGDGGGEGAGEGARDGGPAPYPELHLALGRVLLALLPRTPDPAERTALAEQAAARLAAALAVPPAAPGRTGRTGPGTAQVRVELADALRRLPGRLEEAAGQLEAALAEAGGDPELRVAALVCLARVHRERYARDADPTALEDAAGAYARARRLIPRDAEAFGELLPEWGDVLLDRARATDGRPFTGAAVRVLRESRAAVPQSDPGAAHRLLRLATGLRLRHAYEGDPVDLREAEYLLELAVRHSRNPLEQARIWRDHGDVQQEIHGHTRALERLDRAADSYRRAWRAALEADVEDRADTAVQLAARVQQLRGDVLERLARPRAALDAYRSALELWTRTREGAAGRSEAVRVRILALEAGL
- a CDS encoding AAA family ATPase, whose protein sequence is MNDEWLIYRGVGEPHDGIDALPDPPPWRDFDGGPVAEPGGAARAADGNVARRLGAHRQAAELHRPEPEELEAINAALYLRRPLLVTGFPGTGKSTLAHAVAHELKLGRVLRWPVVSRTVLQDGLYRYDALARLQDVQIAASGGGGPAAAHSGVPGIGKYIRLGPLGTALLPTARPRVLLIDELDKSDIDLPNDLLNVLEEGEFALPELERVADSEPEVQVLTDDGTKVTVRGGRVRCRAFPFIILTSNGERDFPAALLRRCIQLKLGQPGEKRLATMVRAHLGEEAARLGADLIREFLSRSQSELVAADQLLNAVYLTHYAAPPTREDLADLLIQRLDRPR